The Aythya fuligula isolate bAytFul2 chromosome 2, bAytFul2.pri, whole genome shotgun sequence genome contains a region encoding:
- the SKIDA1 gene encoding SKI/DACH domain-containing protein 1: MGDLKSGFEEVDGVRLGYLIIKGKQMFALSQVFTDLLKNIPRTTVHKRMDHLKVKKHHCDLEELRKLKAINSIAFHAAKCTLISREDVEALYTSCKTERVLKTKRRKIGRALASSDLRPEPAPADPFCGFWKENKLWLGLSDPPRPLLPLRRKALRPGAAASLPASHLPHIFSKYTGHSHPDLARAPRKPPAPYETAPAAGGCAPLRARPPPSAAAAASSAARPRLPAAGPPPLPARCRRRRRRHHHHGAAPPGFGPPPPGPPGPPGAAGFAESGSSDSESSCCSGRAAHDSDCGSSLSSSSEGSSEEEDEEEEEEDEEGSGGSESSEGSSEEEEEEEEEEEEEEEEEEEEEEEDSTSDSDSSSVSSQVSVQSIRFRRTSFCNPPGVVHANFLYHLAAAAPRPPAPATVPAPAPAPAPAEPGGPPALRAAPGGAEPEPPEEWGRPGWAPAGPALLCCSGGLGSCFAEIRADRVSELTFPHSEFSNNAKSTDLTINCVAKGASSPSPKTNNAFPQQRILREARKCLQATTTHCADNNTIAARFLNNDSSSAAANSEKDSKIPHCIEFATDLPSLQTDPEEDAASPGAAAAELQCTDTGNKALPFLHSIKIKIEDSSANDEYEPDLTTHKLKCECNDTKDEFYGVTESNNQDALLTAKEDSACTEKETTSLNPLTQSQVLSCTLGTPKPEDGEYKFGARVRKNYRTLVLGKRPVLQTPPVKPNLKSARSPRPTGKIETHEGTLDDFTVNNRRKRVASNVASAVKRPFNFMANFPCPPSLIIGNDGDLLPAYSLNTTKDSQPPHKAHPVWKWQLGGSAIPLPPSHKFRKFN, translated from the exons ATGGGAGACCTGAAGTCGGGTTTTGAAGAGGTGGATGGCGTGAGGCTCGGCTACCTCATcattaaaggaaagcaaatgtttgcACTCTCCCAGGTTTTTACAGACCTGCTCAAAAACATCCCGAGAACTACCGTGCACAAGCGAATGGATCATTTAAAAGTCAAAAAGCATCACTGCGACCTGGAGGAGTTGAGGAAACTCAAAGCCATCAACTCCATCGCCTTCCACGCCGCCAAATGCACCCTGATCTCCAGAGAGGACGTGGAAGCCCTGTACACATCCTGCAAAACCGAGCGCGTCCTCAAGACGAAACGGAGGAAAATCGGCCGGGCTCTGGCCTCCAGCGACCTCCGGCCGGAGCCCGCTCCCGCCGACCCCTTCTGCGGCTTCTGGAAGGAGAACAAACTTTGGCTGGGGCTCAGCgaccccccccggcccctgctGCCGCTCCGGAGGAAAGCCTTGCGGCCGGGGGCCGCCGCCTCGCTGCCGGCCTCTCACCTACCTCACATTTTTAGTAAATACACTGGCCACAGCCACCCAGACCTCGCCCGGGCGCCTCGCAAACCCCCCGCTCCCTATGAAACGGCgccggcggcgggcggctgcGCGCCCCTCCGCgcccgcccccctccctccgccgccgccgccgcctcctccgcgGCTCGGCCGCGGCTCCCGGCCGCCGGGCCCCCGCCCCTGcccgcccgctgccgccgccgccgccgccgccaccaccaccacggggcggc gccgcccgGCTTCgggcccccgccgccggggccgccggGGCCGCCGGGCGCCGCCGGCTTCGCCGAGAGCGGCAGCAGCGACTCGGAGTCCAGCTGCTGCTCCGGCCGCGCCGCCCACGACTCGGACTGCGGCTCCAGCCTGTCGAGCTCCAGCGAGGGCAGCtcggaggaggaggacgaggaggaggaggaggaggacgaggagggcAGCGGCGGCTCGGAGTCCAGCGAGGGCAgctcggaggaggaggaggaggaggaggaagaggaggaggaggaggaggaggaagaggaggaggaggaggaggaggacagcaCCTCGGACTCCGACTCCAGCTCGGTCTCCAGCCAGGTCTCGGTGCAGAGCATCCGCTTCAGGCGCACCAGCTTCTGCAACCCGCCCGGCGTGGTCCACGCCAACTTCTTGTACCAtctggccgccgccgccccccggcccccggccccggccacggtcccggccccggccccggccccggccccggcggaGCCCGGCGGGCCGCCCGCCCTCCGCGCCGCTCCCGGCGGAGCCGAGCCCGAGCCGCCGGAGGAGTGGGGCCGCCCCGGCTGGGCTCCCGCCGGCCCGgcgctgctgtgctgctccggcggcctggggagctgcttcGCGGAGATAAGAGCTGATAGGGTATCTGAGCTCACATTCCCACACTCTGAATTTTCCAATAATGCCAAGAGTACTGACCTAACAATTAACTGTGTTGCAAAGGGGGCCTCTTCACCTAGCCCAAAGACAAACAATGCATTTCCACAACAAAGAATACTCAGAGAGGCAAGGAAATGCCTTCAAGCAACTACTACACACTGTGCAGATAACAATACAATAGCTGCTAGGTTCTTAAATAATGATTCTTCATCAGCGGCTGCAAATTCAGAGAAAGATTCCAAAATCCCTCATTGTATTGAATTTGCCACGGATTTGCCCTCTTTACAAACTGATCCTGAGGAGGATGCTGCTTctccaggggcagcagcagctgagctccagtGCACTGATACAGGCAATAAGGCATTGCCATTCCTGCACagcattaaaatcaaaatagagGACAGCAGTGCGAACGACGAGTATGAGCCTGACCTTACAACACATAAGCTAAAGTGTGAGTGCAATGATACTAAGGATGAGTTTTACGGTGTGACTGAGAGTAATAACCAGGACGCTTTATTAACAGCCAAGGAAGATTCTGCATGCACTGAGAAAGAAACCACTTCCTTAAACCCGCTGACTCAGAGTCAGGTCCTCTCATGCACTTTAGGTACTCCAAAACCTGAGGATGGGGAGTATAAATTTGGAGCGAGGGTGAGAAAAAATTACAGGACACTGGTTTTGGGAAAGCGACCTGTACTGCAGACTCCTCCAGTCAAACCAAATTTGAAATCAGCTCGAAGCCCACGTCCTACAGGTAAAATTGAGACACATGAAGGAACACTGGATGATTTTACAGTTAACAATAGACGCAAAAGGGTAGCCAGCAATGTAGCATCAGCAGTGAAAAGGCCATTTAATTTCATGGCAAATTTTCCCTGTCCACCATCACTAATTATTGGCAATGATGGGGATTTGTTGCCAGCTTATTCCTTAAACACCACTAAGGATTCCCAACCACCTCACAAGGCCCATCCTGTATGGAAATGGCAGCTGGGCGGTTCTGCAATACCTCTTCCACCTAGCCACAAATTCAggaaatttaattaa